Proteins encoded in a region of the Cytobacillus pseudoceanisediminis genome:
- a CDS encoding ArsR/SmtB family transcription factor codes for MDLIKKTMEINLEQQKLISSPLRIKIIYLLAKKAMTAKQVAEELGKSAGSIHYHIQQLYKGEILEIEETKENRGIIEKYYRSKATQFNLKEEKGQEKGSSRSMGISISLTDDELKDFQDDLYDLMVKYMEKSVKGAIKRNSYEISCSFKLLNSEEED; via the coding sequence TTGGATTTAATCAAAAAAACGATGGAGATTAATCTGGAACAGCAGAAGCTGATATCCAGCCCGCTAAGGATAAAAATTATTTACCTCCTCGCTAAAAAAGCCATGACAGCCAAACAGGTTGCTGAAGAGCTAGGGAAGTCTGCAGGAAGCATTCATTACCATATTCAGCAGCTTTATAAAGGCGAAATACTGGAGATTGAGGAAACGAAAGAAAACAGGGGAATTATCGAGAAGTATTACCGTTCAAAAGCGACGCAATTCAACTTGAAAGAAGAGAAAGGGCAGGAAAAAGGATCCAGCAGATCAATGGGAATAAGCATCTCCCTCACAGATGATGAATTAAAGGATTTTCAGGACGATTTGTATGATCTGATGGTTAAATACATGGAAAAAAGCGTAAAGGGGGCTATAAAGCGCAATTCATATGAAATCTCCTGCAGCTTCAAATTGCTTAATTCCGAGGAGGAAGATTAG